One Coregonus clupeaformis isolate EN_2021a chromosome 21, ASM2061545v1, whole genome shotgun sequence DNA window includes the following coding sequences:
- the LOC121535601 gene encoding zinc finger and SCAN domain-containing protein 2 isoform X2, with amino-acid sequence MASCSFQSQLVSIMEVLAKAAVAEINKRVDDSCAIIRLEMTQSQRDIDVLKRKCRMMESELKKTQGLDRRKERLSYPVKIVLNKERSSSQWRGRDDSQCQPTDVEQREDTEPILIKDEETAEDVWKTDHQEELRVTGEESGSKPEQPLSFEQRHCNEDFITQPNISPEDSVKRYLNSDIPEEPGTPRLMSTEISEVFSTEQHRSAEDKDSLDLVMVKDEKEEALDQTTALAGPDQFVMDETDGQLWTSVDPGRDTDPDGHPDFSFHATEEYSQNISIFPSHSGLPSVPTMTDDVGPSLHSSIVKPHANMFSATAHMKRHVRTLADETRQQMPEGESSERLNSNNEGNSSALQPRQHQYGASESTVRMSECMTGSNMASTFSGYSLSRSSFNMVKRMRTQWRSGGPTERRFSCTFCEKSFPRFWQLKEHLRSHTGEKPYTCEQCGRSFTKQCNLIRHAVVHSGEKPYECTQCGKCFTQRSGMKSHQRTHIGESPVSQYVVPTYPGDPHTRLV; translated from the exons ATGGCCAGCTGCAGTTTTCAGTCGCAGTTGGTATCCATTATGGAGGTATTAGCTAAAGCAGCTGTAGCAGAAATAAACAAACGTGTAGATGATAGCTGTGCCATTATACGTTTGGAAATGACCCAAAGCCAACGAGATATTGATGTACTGAAAAGGAAGTGTCGAATGATGGAGAGCGAGCTGAAGAAGACACAAGGACTAGACAGGAGAAAAG AGAGATTGTCATATCCAGTCAAGATTGTTTTGAACAAGGAAAGGAGTAGCTCACAGTGGAGAGGCAGAGATGACTCTCAGTGCCAG CCTACAGATGTGGAGCAGAGAGAGGATACTGAACCCATACTGATCAAAGATGAGGAGACAGCAGAGGACGTGTGGAAGACTGACCATCAGGAAGAGCTCAGGGTCACTGGAGAGG AGTCTGGTTCCAAGCCTGAGCAACCACTATCTTTTGAGCAACGGCACTGTAATGAAGACTTCATCACACAACCCAACATATCTCCTGAAGACTCAGTGAAACGTTACCTCAATTCTGATATTCCAGAGGAACCAGGCACACCCCGGCTCATGTCTACAGAGATCTCAGAGGTGTTCAGCACAGAACAGCACCGGTCAGCCGAGGACAAGGACTCACTAGACCTAGTGATGGTAAAGGATGAGAAAGAGGAGGCGCTGGATCAGACCACGGCCCTGGCAGGACCTGACCAGTTTGTTATGGATGAGACTGATGGGCAGCTGTGGACCTCTGTGGATCCAGGCAGAGACACTGACCCTGATGGCCACCCAGATTTCTCCTTTCATGCCACAGAAGAGTACTCTCAGAATATCTCAATTTTCCCATCTCATAGTGGGTTGCCATCCGTTCCTACTATGACAGATGATGTAGGGCCATCGCTTCACTCTTCTATAGTGAAACCACATGCTAACATGTTCAGTGCAACAGCACACATGAAAAGACATGTCAGGACATTGGCTGATGAGACTAGACAACAGATgccagagggagagagcagtgagaGGCTGAACTCAAATAATGAAGGAAATAGTTCAGCTCTACAGCCAAGGCAGCATCAATACGGGGCTTCAGAATCAACAGTGAGAATGAGTGAGTGCATGACAGGGTCAAACATGGCCTCCACCTTCTCTGGATACAGCCTGAGTCGCAGTAGTTTTAACATGGTGAAGAGAATGAGGACTCAGTGGAGGTCGGGCGGCCCCACCGAGAGGCGTTTCAGCTGCACCTTCTGTGAGAAGAGCTTCCCACGTTTCTGGCAGCTCAAAGAACACCTCCGGAGTCACACCGGAGAGAAACCGTACACCTGTGAACAGTGTGGCAGGAGTTTCACCAAGCAGTGCAACTTGATCCGACATGCTGTGGTCCACAGCGGGGAGAAGCCATATGAGTGCACACAGTGTGGGAAATGCTTTACCCAGCGTTCCGGTATGAAGTCACATCAGAGAACTCACATAGGAGAGAGTCCAGTGTCTCAGTACGTGGTACCCACATACCCTGGGGATCCACACACACGTTTAGTGTAG
- the LOC121535593 gene encoding uncharacterized protein LOC121535593, whose amino-acid sequence MVTLPLTKSYRKFIYQTRIHAQRVDHRAGCARGCGRRKEEMRRLRRKGGNNEKVFGCDLLDHLSTSCQEIPQVLRSCSEFIEEHGVVDGIYRLSGVSSNTQKLRGEFDSEGTPDLNKDVYLQDIHCVSSVCKAYFRELPNPLLTYQLYDKYAEAVAIQLEEERLVKIKDVLKELPAPHYKTLEFLMRHLVKMASHSSHTNMHSRNLAIVWAPNLLRSKDIEASGFNGTAAFMEVRVQSIVVEFILTHVPQLFPDSGIAERRKSLPSPSIHNPEEPFFRAIPFHVGNISPGDGPPAMRSYHAIIDGTDKRKGSLKGRKWKSIFNLGGRLHDPRRRNKNSAKDKEKTILRPAKSMDSLSSVPYPHEGSRQRAPSTVMSPLAQPSPSTQGGAEGAASSSGGGVGSGYAVTYRRGQGASVSVVSGGGGTQGIYSRLDSHCGGGNSTEALQPPSRSPGLSSKADRRAGIHISGPFSVTVPLHITSGLAFGVLQGGGAERGNHRGGQESGDKGEGREGERQKGREGERQEGGEGERYIQVEVMGEDKTDLGKRRDEEVTGERRGEAEEDQVEGKGGRGEEEVNGDCVSKPSEERIVESEGEGGEEDAENHDNDEEEGEYMDMKGSVQTALDAPDMSGVRNDAVAIDVPFPLMEEDNAQDQDCPLDFQDTFGFLDLMDSSVSSQMFQEFSVEPHHGDDEYEDEVEQRSPGLSHDRPDPVTQPPVDTQTQIQTGRQTQKPIHRPLSIDQYGRANKSMSLPYMSRPFLPALSSSSEEEEDEEDDDYDKEDEEEDDEDDDDMFCKSLPSSLVFNRLTWSGPQTDLENSLSLPPMPSQQLDSASDDGPIPSSEARMTPEHLDIDSPDCCDPSVEVLRHSKAEEENRLEAMKLVEEEDMEQDRDSQEKDQADTLTNTCTKSTDIEESCHLVETSIMEEEETPDDIERSLASASASTDCEEASLQTTAEGKDTRVHLKLKDEEEVLKSHCAEEGVISEGYNGDTVSEAEAENPKEHLLTACHIVSCAKEPENIVNEQSEEVSRDSAGDVKEHPEKGAKREREEEKEDGEEKVEEEMEEREDRNGGEWDKQEGEETTPESEGDMGKGEEREVLKEMEKTEEKDVGVRVEVEEKEQGGMIEEEEERIAGDEREVGEEDTKQEEVISEEMMSIVARDDMMESGERKDREGETEGRTFMEEVIETKEDGEMIGVQQKEIMKEIDKEGESKANEEMSAKEEAKKRAHEGVDTMGEKEAAEEGVEKMSIDNEKRKQDLEAQHVLERRERDMDLIKDVVGEGYEEGDKEMEVGEVIREEEGDSIRVVQQETDKEEKKKKGETKEKLQTPTIVEEREEELKEVQINSPKKYEGEKEAIDSKVGSKKGVGRVLVASKQQTTPKVYQARSVPVVPPKPHHCRITALNLRQQQHQRERRETDGDSGKGKVHRTMGQQDKDKERKMEGKPEHDKVSETERGWNEDGEDEGRGKREAQWGGEMERRRDVDEGGVRDMTKNSPISMCFDEAVAMGIKRGREKEGSEREKKKERGYEVQ is encoded by the exons ATGGTCACGTTACCCTTGACCAAGTCATACAGAAAATTCATATATCAGACACGCATACACGCACAGAGAGTTGACCACAGGGCTGGATGTGCGAGAGGTTGCGGCAGGAGAAAAGAAGAGATGCGGAGACTCCGGAGAAAAGGAGGGAACAATGAGAAGGTGTTTGGCTGTGACCTGTTGGACCACTTGTCCACTTCCTGTCAGGAGA TTCCCCAGGTGCTGCGAAGTTGCAGTGAATTCATTGAGGAGCATGGGGTGGTAGATGGGATCTATAGGCTATCTGGGGTGTCATCCAACACACAGAAACTAAG GGGTGAGTTTGACAGTGAGGGGACCCCAGATCTCAATAAGGATGTGTACCTGCAGGACATTCACTGTGTCAGCTCTGTCTGCAAGGCCTACTTCAGAGAGTTACCCAATCCCCTCCTCACATACCAGCTCTATGACAAATATGCT GAAGCTGTGGCGATACAGTTGGAGGAGGAGAGGCTGGTTAAGATTAAGGATGTGCTGAAAGAGTTACCCGCTCCCCATTACAA AACTCTAGAGTTCCTGATGCGTCACCTTGTCAAGATGGCTTCTCATTCCTCACACACCAATATGCATTCCCGGAACCTCGCCATTGTTTGGGCACCAAACCTTCTCAG GTCAAAGGACATTGAGGCTTCAGGGTTTAACGGTACAGCAGCCTTTATGGAGGTGAGGGTCCAGTCTATCGTGGTGGAATTCATCCTCACCCACGTGCCCCAGCTGTTTCCTGAttcag GCATTGCGGAGCGTCGGAAGTCGCTCCCATCTCCCTCTATACACAATCCAGAGGAACCTTTCTTCCGGGCCATTCCATTCCACGTAGGCAACATCAGCCCAGGGGACGGTCCCCCTGCCATGCGCTCCTACCACGCCATCATAGACGGGACAGACAA GAGGAAGGGATCTCTCAAGGGCAGGAAGTGGAAGTCCATCTTCAATTTAGGAGGCAGACTCCATGACCCGAGACGGAGGAACAAGAACTCAGCCAAAG ATAAAGAGAAAACTATCTTGAGGCCAGCGAAGAGCATGGATTCCCTGAGCTCTGTGCCCTATCCGCATGAAG GTTCCAGACAACGAGCCCCTTCCACTGTGATGTCCCCCCTGGCTCAGCCATCTCCCTCTACCCAGGGGGGTGCGGAGGGAGCGGCAtccagtagtggtggtggtgtgggcagCGGGTATGCTGTTACCTACCGGAGGGGTCAGGGGGCTAGTGTGAGTGTAGTGAGCGGGGGCGGGGGAACACAGGGCATATACAGTCGACTAGACAGTCACTGTGGTGGGGGCAACAGCACTGAGGCGCTGCAACCCCCATCCAGATCCCCAGGACTCTCCAGCAAAGCCGACCGGCGGGCAGGGATCCACATCTCCGGACCTTTCTCGGTCACAGTGCCCCTTCACATCACATCAGGCCTGGCCTTTGGGGTGCTGCAGGGGGGTGGAGCGGAAAGGGGCAACcatagaggaggacaggagagtggAGATaaaggagagggaagggagggtgagagacagaagggaagggagggtgagagacaggagggaggtgaAGGGGAAAGGTACATCCAAGTAGAAGTTATGGGGGAGGACAAGACTGACCTAGGCAAGAGAAGAGATGAAGAGGTaacgggggagaggagaggtgaggcagaGGAAGATCAAGTTGAaggaaaaggaggaagaggagaagaggaagtgaATGGGGACTGTGTATCTAAGCCATCAGAGGAGAGGATTGTAGAGAGTGAGggtgagggtggagaggaggatgcaGAGAACCATGACAACgatgaggaagagggagaatacATGG ATATGAAAGGCTCTGTGCAGACTGCCCTGGATGCCCCAGATATGTCAGGTGTCAGAAATGATGCAGTTGCTATCGATGTGCCATTCCCTCTGATGGAGGAGGACAATGCACAAGACCAGGACTGTCCACTGGACTTTCAGGATACTTTTGGATTCCTGGACCTCATGGACAGCAGTGTCTccagccag atGTTCCAAGAGTTCTCAGTGGAGCCTCATCATGGGGATGATGAGTATGAGGACGAGGTGGAGCAGAGATCCCCTGGACTCTCACATGACAGACCAGACCCTGTCACACAACCAcctgtagacacacagacacaaatacaaaCAGGCCGGCAAACACAAAAGCCCATACACAGACCTCTAAGCATCGATCAGTATGGGCGGGCCAACAAGTCAATGAGTCTGCCTTACATGTCCCGGCCCTTCCTGCCTGCTCTGTCTTCGTCCTCTGAAGAAGAAGAGGATGAAGAAGATGATGATTACGAcaaagaagatgaggaggaggatgatgaggatgatgatgacatGTTTTGTAAAAGTCTACCATCTAGTTTGGTGTTCAACAGACTGACATGGAGTGGACCTCAGACTGACTTGGAGAACAGTTTGTCCCTACCTCCTATGCCCTCACAACAACTGGACAGTGCCTCTGATGATGGACCAATTCCAAGTTCTGAGGCCAGAATGACCCCTGAGCACTTGGACATTGATTCCCCTGACTGCTGTGACCCATCAGTGGAGGTTTTGAGGCATAGCAAGGCTGAAGAAGAGAATAGACTGGAAGCAATGAAACTGGTTGAGGAGGAGGATATGGAACAGGATCGAGACAGCCAGGAGAAAGACCAGGCAGACACCCTGACGAATACATGCACAAAAAG CACTGACATAGAAGAAAGTTGTCACTTGGTTGAAACCAGCATCATGGAGGAAGAGGAAACTCCAGATGACATTGAGAGGAGCCTCGCTTCAGCATCTGCATCAACTGACTGCGAGGAGGCCTCACTGCAGACCACTGCAGAGGGAAAGGACACTAGAGTTCACCTGAAGCTCAAAGACGAGGAAGAGGTCCTGAAGAGTCACTGTGCTGAAGAAGGTGTGATTTCAGAGGGTTATAATGGTGATACAGTGAGCGAAGCTGAGGCAGAAAATCCAAAAGAGCATTTACTCACAGCCTGTCATATTGTTTCCTGTGCTAAAGAGCCAGAGAACATAGTCAATGAGCAATCAGAGGAAGTTTCTAGAGATTCCGCTGGGGATGTAAAGGAGCATCCTGAAAAAGGTgctaagagggagagagaggaagagaaggaagatggagaggagaaggtagaggaagagatggaggaaagaGAAGATAGAAATGGGGGAGAATGGGACAAACAAGAGGGAGAAGAAACAACACCTGAGAGCGAGGGAGATATGggcaaaggagaggagagagaggtattaAAGGAGATGGAAAAAACAGAGGAAAAGGATGTGGGGGTGAGGGTGGAAGTGGAGGAGAAGGAACAAGGAGGAATGattgaagaagaggaggaaagaaTAGCAGGTGATGAAAGGGAAGTAGGAGAAGAGGACACAAAGCAGGAAGAGGTCATTTCTGAAGAGATGATGAGCATAGTAGCGAGGGATGACATGATGGAAAgtggagagaggaaggatagGGAAGGAGAGACTGAGGGAAGGACATTTATGGAGGAAGTGATAGAAACCAAAGAAGATGGAGAGATGATTGGAGTACAACAGAAAGAGATCATGAAAGAGATAGATAAGGAAGGAGAGAGTAAGGCAAATGAAGAGATGAGTGCAAAAGAAGAGGCGAAGAAGAGAGCGCATGAAGGAGTGGATACCATGGGAGAGAAAGAGGCAGCTGAAGAGGGGGTGGAAAAGATGTCGATTGATAATGAGAAGCGGAAACAGGACCTAGAGGCACAGCATGTtttagagagaagagaaagagatatGGATCTAATAAAGGATGTTGTTGGAGAGGGATATGAGGAGGGAGATAAAGAGATGGAAGTGGGAGAGGTAATcagggaggaagaaggagataGTATACGTGTGGTCCAACAGGAGACGGAtaaggaagagaagaagaagaaaggtgAGACAAAAGAGAAACTACAGACACCAACGATagtagaggaaagagaggaagaactGAAAGAGGTCCAGATAAACAGCCCAAAAAAAtatgagggagagaaggaagcgATAGATAGTAAAGTGGGGTCTAAAAAAGGGGTGGGGAGAGTGCTGGTCGCGTCCAAACAACAAACAACTCCTAAAGTGTATCAAGCAAGATCAGTGCCAGTGGTACCACCCAAGCCACATCACTGCCGAATAACTGCACTGAACCTCAGACAACAGCAGcaccagagggagaggagagagacagacggagacagtGGAAAGGGAAAGGTACACAGGACTATGGGACAGCAAGATAAGGacaaggagagaaagatggaaggaAAGCCAGAGCATGACAAAGTCAGCGAGACAGAACGAGGGTGGAATGAGGATGGGGAAGATGAGGGCAGAGGCAAAAGGGAGGCACagtggggaggggagatggagaggaggagagatgtggatgaggggggagtgagagacatGACGAAGAACAGTCCAATCAGTATGTGTTTTGATGAAGCTGTTGCCATGGGaatcaagagagggagagagaaagagggcagTGAAagggagaaaaagaaagagagaggatatGAAGTACAATAA
- the LOC121535595 gene encoding zinc finger and SCAN domain-containing protein 2-like translates to MVSCNFQEQFVSIMEVLAKAAVAEINNRVDDSCAVIRLEITQSQRDIDVLKRKCQMMESELKKTRRRKGFYPMASERTSYPVKIVSNKQRSTSQWRDREMAVEGDSQPQPTDVEQRGETEPILIKDEETAEDVWKTDPQEELRVTGEESGSKPGKPLSFEQRHCDEDFITQPNISPEDSVEHYPNSDRSEEPGTPQLASTEVFSTEQHRPAEDKDSLELVMVKDEKEEALDQTTALAGPDQFVMDETDGQLWTSVDPGRDADPDGHPDFSFHATEEYSQNISIFPSHSGLPSVPKMTDDVGPSLHSSLWKPHANMFSVAKHMTRHVRTLADETRQQMPEGESSERLNSNNEGNSSALQPRQHQYGASSESTVRLSECMTGSNIATTSTFSGYSLSRSSFNMVKRMRTQWRSGGPTERRFSCTFCGKSFPRFWQLKEHLRSHTGEKPYTCEQCGRSFTKQCNLIRHAVVHSGEKPYKCTQCGKCFTQRSSMKSHQRTHIGESPVSQYVAPAYPGDPHTSFMLSQTRWNK, encoded by the exons ATGGTCAGCTGCAATTTTCAGGAGCAGTTTGTATCCATAATGGAGGTATTAGCTAAAGCAGCTGTAGCAGAAATAAACAACCGTGTAGATGATAGCTGTGCAGTTATACGTTTGGAAATTACCCAAAGCCAGCGAGATATTGATGTACTGAAAAGGAAGTGTCAAATGATGGAGAGCGAGCTGAAGAAGACGCGCAGACGAAAGG GTTTTTACCCCATGGCATCAGAGAGAACTTCATATCCAGTCAAGATTGTTTCGAACAAGCAGAGGAGTACCTCacagtggagagacagagagatggctgTTGAAGGGGACTCTCAACCCCAG CCTACAGATgtggagcagagaggggagactgaaCCCATACTGATCAAAGATGAGGAGACAGCAGAGGACGTGTGGAAGACTGACCCTCAGGAAGAGCTCAGGGTCACTGGAGAGG AGTCTGGTTCCAAGCCTGGGAAACCACTATCTTTTGAGCAACGGCACTGTGATGAGGACTTTATCACACAACCCAACATATCTCCTGAAGACTCAGTGGAACATTACCCCAATTCTGATCGTTCAGAGGAACCAGGCACACCCCAGCTCGCATCTACAGAGGTGTTCAGCACAGAGCAACACCGGCCAGCCGAGGACAAAGACTCACTAGAGCTAGTGATGGTGAAGGATGAGAAAGAGGAGGCGCTGGATCAGACCACGGCCCTGGCAGGACCTGACCAGTTTGTTATGGATGAGACTGATGGGCAGCTGTGGACCTCTGTGGATCCAGGCAGAGACGCTGACCCTGATGGCCACCCAGATTTCTCCTTTCATGCAACAGAAGAGTACTCTCAGAATATCTCAATTTTCCCATCTCATAGTGGGCTGCCATCCGTTCCTAAAATGACAGATGATGTAGGGCCATCGCTTCACTCTTCTTTATGGAAACCACATGCTAACATGTTCAGTGTAGCAAAACACATGACAAGACATGTCAGGACATTGGCTGATGAGACTAGACAACAGATgccagagggagagagcagcgagAGGCTGAACTCAAATAATGAAGGAAATAGTTCAGCTCTACAGCCAAGGCAGCATCAATACGGGGCTTCTTCGGAATCAACAGTGAGATTGAGTGAATGCATGACAGGGTCAAACATTGCCACCACCTCCACCTTCTCTGGATACAGCCTGAGTCGCAGTAGTTTTAACATGGTGAAGAGAATGAGGACTCAGTGGAGGTCGGGCGGCCCCACCGAGAGGCGTTTCAGCTGCACCTTCTGTGGGAAGAGCTTCCCACGTTTCTGGCAGCTCAAAGAACACCTCCGGAGTCACACCGGAGAGAAACCGTACACCTGCGAACAGTGTGGCAGGAGTTTCACCAAGCAGTGCAACCTGATCAGACATGCTGTGGTCCACAGTGGGGAGAAGCCCTACAAGTGCACACAGTGTGGGAAATGCTTCACCCAGCGCTCCAGCATGAAGTCACATCAGAGAACTCACATAGGAGAGAGTCCAGTGTCTCAATATGTGGCACCCGCATACCCTGGGGATCCACACACAAGTTTTATGTTATCTCAGACCAGATGGAACAAATAG
- the LOC121535601 gene encoding zinc finger and SCAN domain-containing protein 2 isoform X1 produces MASCSFQSQLVSIMEVLAKAAVAEINKRVDDSCAIIRLEMTQSQRDIDVLKRKCRMMESELKKTQGLDRRKVFYPMSTERLSYPVKIVLNKERSSSQWRGRDDSQCQPTDVEQREDTEPILIKDEETAEDVWKTDHQEELRVTGEESGSKPEQPLSFEQRHCNEDFITQPNISPEDSVKRYLNSDIPEEPGTPRLMSTEISEVFSTEQHRSAEDKDSLDLVMVKDEKEEALDQTTALAGPDQFVMDETDGQLWTSVDPGRDTDPDGHPDFSFHATEEYSQNISIFPSHSGLPSVPTMTDDVGPSLHSSIVKPHANMFSATAHMKRHVRTLADETRQQMPEGESSERLNSNNEGNSSALQPRQHQYGASESTVRMSECMTGSNMASTFSGYSLSRSSFNMVKRMRTQWRSGGPTERRFSCTFCEKSFPRFWQLKEHLRSHTGEKPYTCEQCGRSFTKQCNLIRHAVVHSGEKPYECTQCGKCFTQRSGMKSHQRTHIGESPVSQYVVPTYPGDPHTRLV; encoded by the exons ATGGCCAGCTGCAGTTTTCAGTCGCAGTTGGTATCCATTATGGAGGTATTAGCTAAAGCAGCTGTAGCAGAAATAAACAAACGTGTAGATGATAGCTGTGCCATTATACGTTTGGAAATGACCCAAAGCCAACGAGATATTGATGTACTGAAAAGGAAGTGTCGAATGATGGAGAGCGAGCTGAAGAAGACACAAGGACTAGACAGGAGAAAAG TTTTTTACCCCATGTCAACAGAGAGATTGTCATATCCAGTCAAGATTGTTTTGAACAAGGAAAGGAGTAGCTCACAGTGGAGAGGCAGAGATGACTCTCAGTGCCAG CCTACAGATGTGGAGCAGAGAGAGGATACTGAACCCATACTGATCAAAGATGAGGAGACAGCAGAGGACGTGTGGAAGACTGACCATCAGGAAGAGCTCAGGGTCACTGGAGAGG AGTCTGGTTCCAAGCCTGAGCAACCACTATCTTTTGAGCAACGGCACTGTAATGAAGACTTCATCACACAACCCAACATATCTCCTGAAGACTCAGTGAAACGTTACCTCAATTCTGATATTCCAGAGGAACCAGGCACACCCCGGCTCATGTCTACAGAGATCTCAGAGGTGTTCAGCACAGAACAGCACCGGTCAGCCGAGGACAAGGACTCACTAGACCTAGTGATGGTAAAGGATGAGAAAGAGGAGGCGCTGGATCAGACCACGGCCCTGGCAGGACCTGACCAGTTTGTTATGGATGAGACTGATGGGCAGCTGTGGACCTCTGTGGATCCAGGCAGAGACACTGACCCTGATGGCCACCCAGATTTCTCCTTTCATGCCACAGAAGAGTACTCTCAGAATATCTCAATTTTCCCATCTCATAGTGGGTTGCCATCCGTTCCTACTATGACAGATGATGTAGGGCCATCGCTTCACTCTTCTATAGTGAAACCACATGCTAACATGTTCAGTGCAACAGCACACATGAAAAGACATGTCAGGACATTGGCTGATGAGACTAGACAACAGATgccagagggagagagcagtgagaGGCTGAACTCAAATAATGAAGGAAATAGTTCAGCTCTACAGCCAAGGCAGCATCAATACGGGGCTTCAGAATCAACAGTGAGAATGAGTGAGTGCATGACAGGGTCAAACATGGCCTCCACCTTCTCTGGATACAGCCTGAGTCGCAGTAGTTTTAACATGGTGAAGAGAATGAGGACTCAGTGGAGGTCGGGCGGCCCCACCGAGAGGCGTTTCAGCTGCACCTTCTGTGAGAAGAGCTTCCCACGTTTCTGGCAGCTCAAAGAACACCTCCGGAGTCACACCGGAGAGAAACCGTACACCTGTGAACAGTGTGGCAGGAGTTTCACCAAGCAGTGCAACTTGATCCGACATGCTGTGGTCCACAGCGGGGAGAAGCCATATGAGTGCACACAGTGTGGGAAATGCTTTACCCAGCGTTCCGGTATGAAGTCACATCAGAGAACTCACATAGGAGAGAGTCCAGTGTCTCAGTACGTGGTACCCACATACCCTGGGGATCCACACACACGTTTAGTGTAG